The following are encoded in a window of Scleropages formosus chromosome 7, fSclFor1.1, whole genome shotgun sequence genomic DNA:
- the cbln2a gene encoding cerebellin-2a → MRAPLLLLVPLVVLLGCCGAQNDTEPVLLEGKCLVVCDSSPSAESGVSASLGISVRSAGGSVAFSAVRGTNHEPSEMSNKSMTIYFDQVLVNVGNHFDSKRSVFKAPRRGIYSFCFHVVKVYNRQTIQVNLMQNEYPVISAFAGDQDVTREAASNGVLLHLEREDRVYLKLERGTLMGGWKYSTFSGFLVFPL, encoded by the exons ATGAGGGCTCCGCTCCTCCTGCTCGTCCCGCTCGTCGTCCTGCTCGGCTGCTGCGGCGCTCAGAACGACACGGAGCCCGTGCTGCTGGAGGGCAAGTGCCTGGTGGTCTGCGACTCGAGCCCCTCCGCCGAAAGCGGCGTCTCCGCCTCCCTGGGCATCTCGGTCCGCTCGGCCGGCGGCAGCGTGGCCTTTTCAGCGGTCCGGGGGACGAACCACGAACCGTCCGAGATGAGCAACAAGTCCATGACCATCTACTTTGACCAG gtTCTGGTCAACGTTGGCAACCACTTTGACTCGAAAAggagtgtttttaaagcaccAAGAAGAGGGATTTACAGTTTCTGCTTTCATGTGGTGAAGGTCTACAACAGGCAGACTATCCAG gtgaaccTGATGCAGAACGAATACCCAGTGATATCTGCCTTCGCTGGGGACCAGGACGTCACGCGGGAGGCAGCCAGCAATGGAGTCCTTCTTCACCTGGAGAGGGAAGACAGAGTGTACCTGAAGCTGGAGAGAGGCACCCTGATGGGCGGTTGGAAGTACTCCACCTTCTCCGGCTTTCTGGTGTTTCCTCTGTAA